DNA from Onychomys torridus chromosome 1, mOncTor1.1, whole genome shotgun sequence:
tcctttggtggtgggCAGGcatgtcctctgactccacactTCTTCATCTTATctttagtttgaatgtaccacctaaccttatcctgctctgccataggccaatgcagctttatttattaacaaatcagagtaacacatattcacagcataaagaaagataTCCCAGAGCAATGGAAtataggcagacatagtgctgaagGAGCTGAGAAACCTATATCTTGGTCTGTagtcaacaggaagtggtctgagaacCACTTTGAATGAAGATTGAGagaatgagacctcaaagtccatgccaacaaatgacacacttcctccaacaaggccacacctacttcaataaggtcacacctcttaatagtgccatttcctctgggggctattttctttcaaatgacaagtgatttattaatttatttttaaggacctctatcattttcataaaggatattttaagatttttgtctTATGCTTCTGCTATGTTGCAATTCTCAGGACCTGAGGTAGGGTTACTGGGCTGTAGTAGAGACATATCATCCTTGATGTTATTATATGGCCATGTCACCCTGAATACTCCTGATGTTGTCTGcacattactttttattttctgtgattatgtgtgtgtgtatatatattctaaGTACCtctgatatttttaataaaaataatatattatggtCTGTGTTGATTCATCACAGTATCAACCAAATGTTACTGGtttcatttctttcatatattgCTTTCACTGACTTTCATACTTAGTATTTCTGGATTAATTTTGTCTTGGCAATCTTTCTGTGCACTTGATAGAAAAACTTGGGCCTCAAGTTGTTtgttcctttattccatttaccTTTAGATATCTCTTGTTTTTGACCATATTGAATACAAGTTTAAGGCTAGAGTTCATGCTATCTGTGCATGGCCTGCTTATTTATATTTCCTGTTTTCCTGGGAATATATGTGATGTCTATCAATAACATGTCTCCCAGGGACATACCCTAGTTTTAGCTTTGCTACCAACCATCCCTAAAGAACATTAAACCTACAGTACATGCTGGTAGTACTTTCTTCTGAATTATCAGATCGCTCATGTTGGGAGAATATTTGAATCttagattcccccccccccacttttggTTCTCATAATTTCTAGGAATGTTCACAGAATTCTTATTTTGTAAACCAAATTTTGATATTGAACTTAACATTTATACATGTTCTAGTTGTGGTTCCCATGTGTTACATTAAAATGCTGCCATTGTTGCAACTAAAAACTCAAAAGTAAATTGCATTTGCATGTGTGAGTATTGAATTCACATAGCTAACTGCATAAAGATAGCACCCCATCTACGATGAATGGGAGAGCATTCTTCAGTCCTTGTGAGGGTATTGGGTTCCCAGTGATTACTTAGTTGAACATTCCATGCAAAAGCATTTCAAACTCCTGTACtcagttggttttctttctttctttctttctttcttccttccttccttccttcctttcttccttccttcctttctttctttctttctttttttggttgtttatatttgtcttgttttgcCTATTTCCCCTCAAAATACTCAAGCCAAACTCATAGTCTATATCAttcacttttaattttcattcttggAATCCTATCATAGAAGATAAATTCTATTTTGACTCTTTCTCATTTACAACCCCAGTATTGTAAAATAGAGCCCTGACCTTTAAGAATTGCAAACTGtaattctaaaatatattcaaagatGGAATTCTTTCTGAAGCAATCAGGCagagataggaaaagaaaaaaaaatagtgtgatAGCCATCATCATCTGAAGACTGCCTGAATCTCCACTGAAGGTAACCAcagtttcaagggaaagacagCCAGGGCAGCCCCAGCATGCAGAGCAGGGTGTGTCTCTGGCCATGAAGTCTTTCTAAAACTTTCCTTTTCTCAGTCTCATGGTTGAAGTTAGAAGCTTGAGTCTTCTGAGAacctgttttggtttgtttctcttAGTTCTTGGAAACTTGGGAACCTGCACATTCTAGCACAAGAACTCACACTTTGTACCTGGCATTGAAACACCACACATTAGCCCAGGCAGAAGGCTAGAACGTAGCAGGGCACAAAGGCTAGGAGTTCATGGAGGCAGGAATCATGAACCTTGGTGAGACATGCTTCTTTATGCAGATTGTAGTGATTAATGAAGAGGAATATAGCTCTGTGTGCTCATCTGAACATGGGTCATCAATACCAATATCCACCTTAATAGTCCCAGAGAACTTTGCAGAAGGGGAGTTAGGAAAAATGTAAGAGCTGGCTGATGGAGAGAAGTACTATGATATATCATGACTATTACACAACTAATACAgtgacctgcacaagatcaagccaatcaaacTTCCAGCAGAATTTGAAGAAGAGCTTGGTCTTACCCTTGTCAAAAGAGCTACTGGCAGCTGATGGTTCTTGAAGATGGAGAATCACTCTCCTTTTGTGAACACAGCTGCTGGTATGTTACTTACCCTGTGGATGTCCACAcacccatgtgtgtatgtgccgcactaattggactcagaagttattaataaaagtgaaaaatagaagctatgaatttgaaagagcaaggagggtcatatgggaggatttggagtgAAGAAAGGGGAgtgtaattataatataatcccccaaataagggaaataatttaaaatatttaaaagaggaTATGAAGTTGGGGTGCATGGAGCAGGAACACTGTGAATTTACGGGGAGATAGCAGTGGGTATATATGATCATTATACATACTATAATATATGAaactttcaaaatagaaaaaatattagaaatagaaATTCACATATTAATTAGAAGTAGATTCCTTACTCTTCTCTACAGACCCCACAATTAGACTATGACTAGAAGCTGGGACTAGAGATCAGAAGTTTTATGAGTGTACATGGTAACAGATAACCTTTCTACAGCATTCCTAAGAATTTTAGTCTCTTGTTGCTTCTTATCACTCAATAGGACAGATATAGTTAACAGATTCATCTCAAGAGAATGTagtgttgaaaaagaaaaaaaaacacagcctaAAAGATTGAACACTGTATTAAACAGCTTTCTTCTAATATAACAAATAACTAAGACAATcaacttacaaaaagaaaaggattatTCCTGGAACAGAATTTTAGAGGCCTCAGGCCCTAGTGAGTTGAGGCCATTGGTGTGGTCTGTGTTTGCACCTCATGGTAGGGATGGGTGGTTGAACAAAGACTCTCACCTCCTGGCCAATAAAGAAGATAGACAAAGCTCTGAGTGACATGCCATGTTTATTGCATGCCTTGGGTAAAGTAAATATCACAGCTAGTCTCAGTTTCCAAATATTTCTAGCATCCCCATGAGCACCACAACATGGAACAGGATTTTGCCAATGAGAAGAGACTTGTGGGACAATTAAGATCCAATGTGTAACTTGGTTAATGATGAACAAGTTTGAAGAATATTTATGTGATTACAAAAGtatgtttagcaatttgtgttggTCTGCTTAGATTTGTGCcctcaattttaaaaagtatttgattttattaaagaaatatctAGTTTCCTATCCAGTATGAAATTTGAATGCCCATATTTATTGAAAAGCTCCTCACATGCTAACACTGTTATCAAGTTCTTTCAAACAGGACACTCACTTTAATAATATATCAATTAGACATTATTACTATAGCAAGTATTTAAAACTAACATATGTCTCTAAGAAAGTATTTTCCTAGCAAGTTGTCTCTTCAGAGCACCCTTAATCTCATTATTCCTGAGGCTGTAGATGAGGGGGTTCAACATGGGGATCACCACCATGTAGAACACAGACACCACCTTGTTCTGGTCTGTGGAGTAGCTGGACTTGGGCatcacataaatgaatgtaatggTCCCATAGAACAGAGTGACTGCAGTGAGGTGGGAGGTGCAGGTGGAGAAGGCCTTTTGGCGGCCCTCAGTGGAGCGCATCTTCAGGATGGTAATGAGGATATAGATGTAGGAGACAGCAATGACAAACACTGTCACCACAATGATGGAGCCAGCTGTGAATGAGGGAACAACTGCAGGGACACTGACATCAGAGCAAGAGAGTTTTACTAGTGGagcaaaatcacagaaaaagtgaTTGATTCTATTTGGTCCACAGAAGAGAagtgaaaagaaggaaagggtaAAGGAGGAAGCATTAAGAAAACCACCAACATAGGATCCTACAAGGCACCAAACAAAAACTTGTGTGGACATTTTGGACGAATAAAGCAGTGGGCTACAGATTGCTACAAAGCGATCATAAGCCATGGCAGCCAGAAGGAAACATTCAACTGTCCCAAAGAAAACAGCTGAACCAAGCTGGATGGCACATCCAACGTAggagataggatttctctccaCCAGGAAGTTGACAAGCATATTGGGAGTGACAGAAGATGAGTAGCCTATGTCAGCAGAAGCCAAGTGGCTGAGAAAAAAGTACATGGGGTGATGGAGCTGGGAAGAGACTCTGATAAGGAGGATGGTACTGAGGTTCCCACACACAGTCACCAGGTAGATGCTCaggatgatgatgaagaggaTGACTCTAAGGACTGGGTCATCTGTTAAGCCCAATAAAATGAACTCTGTCACTGCAGTATGGTTCCCATCCTCCAGGAAATCCATGGGTCAGCGTAGCTGCTGCCAGAACATAGCTATGCTGGAGACATTACAGGAAGTGATTTGTAAATGGATAGATTCACTTTCATTAATACACAATCAATACAATTATGTTTAAAGATGTCCTAGAATCCATGTTTATTTTCCTGCATGGATGAATCGTTCTATGATTTTTAAGTTCTTTAGCACAATCACCTAAAAACTTTTTCTCAAGTAATATTCCCTTTCTTTACATGTTATGTTGTTTAACCAAGCATACcttaaagcaaaatataaaaatagaaaatagatgaGAATAACAGAAATAAATTCTGGGTATATCAATGAAGATAAATGCAAGGATCTTTGGAGGAAATATTCTGATAGTGGCTAATATTTTATATGCTTCCTAAAAAATAAGCATTAATCTAAAAATTGTACATAGATGCAAATAGGTAACTTATGAAATTGTGATATTCTCATAAATATGTTTTGGTTTATATAAATTATTACAATTTcacaatatattattttaataactttataTTTAACAGCTTTGAATGAGATTCTCTAACTTGAATGTGGTACTTAACAGCCAGTAAAATCAGAATTAGAGCCCCAATCTGTCTGAACCCCTCTACTTACCATCTACATaatattataatgaaataataaaaaccctAGTAATGGGAAGTCAGGTTTTTAATCGCTCTTAAATAGATATTATATAAgagtttcttaaataaataaaattaatattcacATACTACACAGACAGGAATtttaaattatcaataaaattcATAGTATTAATttgttagattttaaaaatatatttgaaacagaaaatgttttaacAAATAATTTGGGATACATATGCAATTATGAAAAAAACCATACTAGATACTCAACCCATAACTAAAACAGGCTTATTCAAATAAATGACTTCTTGCTATAACACTGGTTTCTACTTGGAATTTTGGCAGATGGAATAATCTTATATTCACCAaactttgtatatatatataatataataaactttctccaaGCAAAGGTAAATCTTTGTGCACAATTTTTAACAACTTTCAAATCTTTTATTTGAGTCCTTAAATTTCAGTAAAGACCCAAAGCCACTCAACTCTTTTAACAGTGACACATTTAGATAATGTTGAAAAATTATGACTTGCTGTGTTGTGTGGAAGTAAACAGGGATCCTGGTACTCTGATTATGACTGTTTGATCTCATTAAACTTATGGTAGATACAGCCAGCCAAGGTGGCTCACAGGCTAACTGCTTGATAACATCTGCCATTTTAGCATTGTGACTGAATGCATACATGTTTTTCTCAGATGATAAATGAAAATCAGTGAGCCAGATTCATTGTCACAAGCAAAGTCTTACCTCTTGATGTGAGAATGCATTCATCTTTCGGTAAAAAGTCCAAGTTGTGGCGGTTATGTAGTCATCTTTTGCCTCCTTTGGGGACAAATCTCTGAAGACACTAAAAATTCAAATATGAATCCTGAAGTATCATGGAGCATTATTTTCTGTGGTGGATCCTGAGTGACTCAATTCACAGGCAAAAACAACTAAGCTCCCAAGATCCTGTCAATTCTCAAGTGGTCAATTCATTATTTTGTTCTCTCTAGGTGTTCATGCATAGTCATGTAGgatttgtttgttatttactACATCATAATATAACAATTTTTCCTATGAACAATTAGTTCCAAGTTTACTTGGATATTTGTAAGAGGTAAATAATGCTAAACTTCAAATATCAAACTTAAACCTAGTTTCATCCATTCAATATCTTTATCACTAAGTCATTCGTAGTGCCATCTTTAACATATGCCATCAAGTACCCCAGGGGAACATGAGGTAGGacttcatatgaagttgaattttaaataacaaaaaagttttACACGTTTCCTATATTGTATAAAAAGACAGAACATGAAAGTCTTAAAATTGCATGAACAATTAGAATTGTTAAATGACCTGGGTGCTTCAAAGAATGGAAATAGAGGCAAAATACCACCTCTTAACTCATTCCCTTGGTGTGGTTAGGTCTCAGCAGAACACCAACTCTTCAGCCTGAAGACTCAGTGGTACTTTAGTTCTCTTGCTAACTCTGACTTCAGAATCCCTTGTAGCCCTGAAATTGCAGGTTTGGGTTGTCAAACACTACAATAATTACAACCAATATTCCTATCAACATCCCTTTATACTAATAATTATGCTAAGCATTTTAGTGAATGTTCACAATATGTTAGGGTGTagatgattttattattatcatttttcatTAGATAGAGCACAGACTGGAGTTCAAAGAATTTGTGTACTGTGATTCTTACCTCTATACAATCTAGTAGTTGATTGATATCCACAATCCATAAAGAActggaaacaaaccaaaacaaacacaaacacaaaacagatgATCTACACATTAATGTATTAAGCATTTctcaaaattataataaaaatcacaagcaagaatgtgaaaaaatatatgttcagtagtattagccattagggaaatagGAATTAAAATGATATTTGGGGTCCAttatgaaggaaataaatgaccACAATTGTTAAAGAGGATGTGGGAAAAGGAATTATTATACTCTttgtagctctctctctctgtatccccctcttacacacacacacacacacacacacacacacacacacacacacacacacacgcattatttaaaaaatagaactaccagccaggctgtggtggcgcatgcctttaatcccagcactcaggaggcagagccatgcaggtctctgtgagttcaaggccagcctggtctacagagcaagatctaggataggcaccaaaactacacagagaaaccctgtttcaaaagaccaaaaaaaaaaaaatagaaccaccATATGATCCATCATACCACTCTCTGGTATAATCTGAAATGATGCTAAGTCAGAAggccacagagatacttgcatgC
Protein-coding regions in this window:
- the LOC118593788 gene encoding olfactory receptor 502-like, whose product is MDFLEDGNHTAVTEFILLGLTDDPVLRVILFIIILSIYLVTVCGNLSTILLIRVSSQLHHPMYFFLSHLASADIGYSSSVTPNMLVNFLVERNPISYVGCAIQLGSAVFFGTVECFLLAAMAYDRFVAICSPLLYSSKMSTQVFVWCLVGSYVGGFLNASSFTLSFFSLLFCGPNRINHFFCDFAPLVKLSCSDVSVPAVVPSFTAGSIIVVTVFVIAVSYIYILITILKMRSTEGRQKAFSTCTSHLTAVTLFYGTITFIYVMPKSSYSTDQNKVVSVFYMVVIPMLNPLIYSLRNNEIKGALKRQLARKILS